The Planococcus versutus genome contains a region encoding:
- a CDS encoding low temperature requirement protein A, with the protein MTHKPVLWLELFFDLIFVAAIAKATHVLLHLEDGVIPIEFLLKFVLIFIPIWWSWVGHTLYTNRFGEDRLSHRLFMILQMFFMVVLTASLSPDFDSYYMPFLIGYIGVRLVTSIQYLYTMREVHGEEYQVAKRLGYGFLIGITISLLSLFFDSWIRYFFLYLGIFVDILVPILSRKHLKKVPVNTPHLLERFGLLTIILFGESIVSLVAIFETEGFLWSEVSIIFLAFLLIIAMWWQYFDNLEKKIDKEIRTSGQIIIYGHLFILMSMSLFAAVIRMSYLYKVDPSFLLLLTFGTAFVYFLSTTVVFHKYRMPEHRLQVWHLLFFISILVVFLIFNLLIPVEEIVLLSELLVFFVIYTYVTTR; encoded by the coding sequence ATGACTCACAAACCCGTATTGTGGTTAGAACTATTTTTTGATTTAATTTTTGTTGCCGCTATAGCAAAAGCAACACATGTATTGCTCCATCTAGAAGACGGAGTAATTCCTATAGAATTTCTTTTAAAGTTTGTCCTTATATTTATCCCGATTTGGTGGTCATGGGTAGGTCACACACTGTATACCAATCGCTTCGGAGAAGATAGATTATCCCATCGCTTATTTATGATTTTACAAATGTTTTTCATGGTCGTACTGACGGCAAGTTTATCACCTGACTTTGATAGCTATTACATGCCATTTTTAATCGGCTATATAGGTGTTCGTTTAGTAACATCTATCCAATACTTGTACACGATGCGTGAAGTGCATGGTGAAGAGTACCAAGTGGCTAAAAGACTAGGATATGGCTTTTTAATCGGTATAACCATCTCGCTGTTATCTTTATTTTTCGATTCTTGGATTCGGTATTTCTTCTTGTATTTAGGTATTTTTGTAGACATTTTAGTCCCTATCTTAAGCCGAAAACACTTGAAAAAAGTTCCGGTTAATACGCCGCATTTATTAGAACGATTTGGCTTATTAACAATAATCTTATTTGGAGAATCGATTGTTAGCCTTGTCGCCATATTTGAAACAGAAGGATTTTTATGGAGTGAAGTATCCATTATTTTCTTAGCATTTCTATTGATCATTGCCATGTGGTGGCAATATTTCGATAACCTTGAAAAGAAAATTGATAAAGAAATTCGCACTTCTGGTCAAATCATCATATATGGTCATTTATTTATTTTAATGTCCATGAGCTTGTTCGCCGCTGTCATTCGGATGAGTTATTTGTATAAAGTAGATCCAAGCTTCCTATTACTGCTAACGTTTGGAACGGCTTTTGTTTATTTCTTATCGACAACAGTGGTTTTCCATAAATACCGTATGCCGGAACATCGATTGCAAGTATGGCATTTACTATTCTTTATTTCTATTTTAGTAGTGTTTTTAATCTTTAATTTGTTGATTCCTGTTGAAGAAATAGTTTTATTGAGTGAACTGCTGGTATTCTTCGTAATTTATACTTATGTTACGACTAGGTAA